One window of the Nothobranchius furzeri strain GRZ-AD chromosome 3, NfurGRZ-RIMD1, whole genome shotgun sequence genome contains the following:
- the LOC129156112 gene encoding uncharacterized protein isoform X3 → MWNLCLIGDSIHSLTEECSASVQQPTKKRRTFGQGEQQLGAEMLPESWQAALTAEQQEWIGRVLFTRDDAGRPHLITELSPWWYPPQPRAVYNQPPASPDPFFACRLFLWMPHRMWHLQLTCPQPLCSGILIKAGLYRTIRRVLDIDGWYLMATEYLECRRCKKKVGGWSQGILRQLPPTYSCQFPAVLTYKLSCDQRVVAMLRSRTLGNSATQLCNTLREQHSDAWMRRAIQYLGVCEQFLALGTARGEIAPPPQMPPVPSPVWLLTVYGYDVLTRLDEYKARITSTFGSILKMDSTKKVTKKLAGAASGTAAWATNVGNEHGQVLMSVLTCCEGSEGLSKMAAGLMRRYRLAEVPAPQLIYVDRDCCRQDGVSKTAALFPEWEQLIVRLDIWHLMHRSASGVTTESHELYPTFMRQLSYCIFEVDAEDARRLVGANRSELEGTHGMVNLTDADVIQRISKEEWRLHCRRRTRGAEESTLLIQNLLDTFRGPAGHNTLNIPLLNALRIQDIWDTQRRHLSCIQDPPGVQLYTQMGSLQKGGVRLPVYRCARGSTALKSFHLHLNRFIPGTSASAKYFQAFLIDGLVRWNEDRAAAAEGHEAPLLSYSGHLRHTLNQKSQRVLGHQMVKDFTKPAAYTGELIGVEYLFQQTGRVLEDVSMDPDAPDEAAAVTDLDEGIQDMGDYVAAFVLDDPSTSTSGAARSGDPAVAPGSEPAHPVAPAHHAPPEVPGSQTPEEKHSSDSEVFDPPSANHFTADQPNFVFSRIQR, encoded by the exons ATGCTGCCTGAGTCCtggcaggcagctctgactgcaGAACAGCAGGAGTGGATCGGCCGGGTGCTGTTCACCAGGGACGATGCTGGGAGGCCGCATCTCATCACGGAGCTCAGTCCCTGGTGGTACCCTCCCCAGCCCCGGGCGGTCTACAATCAGCCTCCCGCCTCTCCCGACCCCTTCTTTGCATGTCGGCTCTTCCTGTGGATGCCTCACAGGATGTGGCACCTGCAGCTGACGTGCCCCCAGCCTTTGTGCAGCGGCATCCTGATAAAGGCTGGGCTCTACAGGACCATCCGGAGGGTCCTGGACATCGACGGCTGGTATCTCATGGCCACTGAGTACCTGGAGTGCCGTCGATGTAAGAAGAAGGTCGGAGGGTGGTCACAGGGCATCTTAAGGCAGCTGCCCCCCACCTACAGCTGCCAGTTCCCAGCTGTCCTCACGTACAA GCTGTCCTGTGACCAGAGGGTGGTTGCAATGCTGAGATCTCGCACTCTGGGCAACAGTGCCACTCAGCTGTGCAACACCCTGCGGGAGCAGCATTCCGACGCCTGGATGCGGAGAGCGATTCAGTACCTCGGCGTCTGCGAGCAGTTCCTGGCCTTGGGTACCGCGAGGGGGGAGATCGCACCACCTCCCCAGATGCCCCCTGTGCCCTCACCTGTCTGGCTGCTGACCGTTTACGGTTACGACGTGCTGACGCGGCTGGACGAGTACAAGGCCAGGATCACGTCCACCTTCGGATCCATCCTAAAGATGGATTCCACAAAGAAG GTGACGAAGAAGCTCGCAGGTGCCGCCTCTGGCACGGCCGCCTGGGCTACCAACGTGGGCAACGAGCACGGCCAGGTCCTCATGAGCGTCCTCACTTGCTGCGAGGGCTCCGAGGGcctgtccaagatggcggccggACTGATGAGGCGGTACCGATTAGCCGAGGTACCTGCCCCCCAGCTCATCTACGTGGACCGCGACTGCTGCAGACAGGACGGCGTGTCCAAGACGGCTGCCTTATTTCCG GAGTGGGAACAGCTCATTGTTCGGCTGGACATCTGGCATCTGATGCACCGCTccgcatcaggtgtcaccacAGAGAGCCACGAGCTGTATCCCACCTTCATGAGGCAGCTGTCTTACTGCATCTTTGAGGTGGACGCCGAAGATGCTCGCCGTCTCGTGGGAGCCAATCGGTCCGAGCTGGAGGGGACGCACGGGATGGTCAACCTGACGGACGCTGATGTGATCCAGCGGATCAGCAAGGAGGAATGGAGGCTCCACTGCCGCAGGAGGACGCGTGGAGCAGAGGAGTCGACGCTCCTCATCCAAAACCTCCTTGACACCTTCAGAGGGCCCGCAGGACACAACACGCTGAACATCCCGTTGCTAAACGCTCTCCGCATCCAGGACATCTGGGACACGCAGAGGCGCCACCTCAGCTGCATCCAGGACCCCCCTGGCGTGCAGCTGTACACCCAGATGGGCAGTCTGCAAAAAGGAGGGGTCAGGCTGCCCGTCTATCGCTGCGCGAGGGGCTCCACTGCCCTGAAGTCCTTCCATCTCCACCTGAACCGCTTCATCCCAG GAACGTCGGCCAGTGCCAAGTACTTCCAGGCGTTCCTGATTGATGGACTGGTCAGGTGGAACGAGGACCGCGCAGCGGCAGCTGAGGGACACGAGGCGCCTCTGCTGTCCTACAGTGGCCACCTCAGGCACACCCTGAACCAGAAGAGCCAAAGGGTGCTTGGTCATCAGATGGTTAAGGACTTCACCAAGCCTGCTGCTTACACAG GTGAGCTCATCGGGGTGGAGTACCTGTTCCAGCAGACAGGCCGCGTGCTTGAGGACGTCAGCATGGACCCTGACGCTCCGGACGAGGCTGCTGCCGTCACCGACCTGGACGAGGGCATACAGGACATGGGCGACTACGTCGCCGCCTTCGTCCTTGACGACCCGTCCACCAGCACTTCAGGAGCAGCCCGGTCAGGGGATCCAGCTGTCGCACCCGGGTCTGAGCCAGCACATCCTGTCGCCCCTGCGCATCACGCCCCTCCCGAGGTCCCTGGAAGCCAGACTCCTGAAGAGAAACACTCCTCTGATTCAGAGGTCTTTGATCCCCCCTCTGCTAATCATTTCACAGCTGACCAACCTAATTTTGTTTTTTCACGTATTCAGAGATAA
- the LOC129156112 gene encoding uncharacterized protein isoform X4 has protein sequence MMLPESWQAALTAEQQEWIGRVLFTRDDAGRPHLITELSPWWYPPQPRAVYNQPPASPDPFFACRLFLWMPHRMWHLQLTCPQPLCSGILIKAGLYRTIRRVLDIDGWYLMATEYLECRRCKKKVGGWSQGILRQLPPTYSCQFPAVLTYKLSCDQRVVAMLRSRTLGNSATQLCNTLREQHSDAWMRRAIQYLGVCEQFLALGTARGEIAPPPQMPPVPSPVWLLTVYGYDVLTRLDEYKARITSTFGSILKMDSTKKVTKKLAGAASGTAAWATNVGNEHGQVLMSVLTCCEGSEGLSKMAAGLMRRYRLAEVPAPQLIYVDRDCCRQDGVSKTAALFPEWEQLIVRLDIWHLMHRSASGVTTESHELYPTFMRQLSYCIFEVDAEDARRLVGANRSELEGTHGMVNLTDADVIQRISKEEWRLHCRRRTRGAEESTLLIQNLLDTFRGPAGHNTLNIPLLNALRIQDIWDTQRRHLSCIQDPPGVQLYTQMGSLQKGGVRLPVYRCARGSTALKSFHLHLNRFIPGTSASAKYFQAFLIDGLVRWNEDRAAAAEGHEAPLLSYSGHLRHTLNQKSQRVLGHQMVKDFTKPAAYTGELIGVEYLFQQTGRVLEDVSMDPDAPDEAAAVTDLDEGIQDMGDYVAAFVLDDPSTSTSGAARSGDPAVAPGSEPAHPVAPAHHAPPEVPGSQTPEEKHSSDSEVFDPPSANHFTADQPNFVFSRIQR, from the exons ATGCTGCCTGAGTCCtggcaggcagctctgactgcaGAACAGCAGGAGTGGATCGGCCGGGTGCTGTTCACCAGGGACGATGCTGGGAGGCCGCATCTCATCACGGAGCTCAGTCCCTGGTGGTACCCTCCCCAGCCCCGGGCGGTCTACAATCAGCCTCCCGCCTCTCCCGACCCCTTCTTTGCATGTCGGCTCTTCCTGTGGATGCCTCACAGGATGTGGCACCTGCAGCTGACGTGCCCCCAGCCTTTGTGCAGCGGCATCCTGATAAAGGCTGGGCTCTACAGGACCATCCGGAGGGTCCTGGACATCGACGGCTGGTATCTCATGGCCACTGAGTACCTGGAGTGCCGTCGATGTAAGAAGAAGGTCGGAGGGTGGTCACAGGGCATCTTAAGGCAGCTGCCCCCCACCTACAGCTGCCAGTTCCCAGCTGTCCTCACGTACAA GCTGTCCTGTGACCAGAGGGTGGTTGCAATGCTGAGATCTCGCACTCTGGGCAACAGTGCCACTCAGCTGTGCAACACCCTGCGGGAGCAGCATTCCGACGCCTGGATGCGGAGAGCGATTCAGTACCTCGGCGTCTGCGAGCAGTTCCTGGCCTTGGGTACCGCGAGGGGGGAGATCGCACCACCTCCCCAGATGCCCCCTGTGCCCTCACCTGTCTGGCTGCTGACCGTTTACGGTTACGACGTGCTGACGCGGCTGGACGAGTACAAGGCCAGGATCACGTCCACCTTCGGATCCATCCTAAAGATGGATTCCACAAAGAAG GTGACGAAGAAGCTCGCAGGTGCCGCCTCTGGCACGGCCGCCTGGGCTACCAACGTGGGCAACGAGCACGGCCAGGTCCTCATGAGCGTCCTCACTTGCTGCGAGGGCTCCGAGGGcctgtccaagatggcggccggACTGATGAGGCGGTACCGATTAGCCGAGGTACCTGCCCCCCAGCTCATCTACGTGGACCGCGACTGCTGCAGACAGGACGGCGTGTCCAAGACGGCTGCCTTATTTCCG GAGTGGGAACAGCTCATTGTTCGGCTGGACATCTGGCATCTGATGCACCGCTccgcatcaggtgtcaccacAGAGAGCCACGAGCTGTATCCCACCTTCATGAGGCAGCTGTCTTACTGCATCTTTGAGGTGGACGCCGAAGATGCTCGCCGTCTCGTGGGAGCCAATCGGTCCGAGCTGGAGGGGACGCACGGGATGGTCAACCTGACGGACGCTGATGTGATCCAGCGGATCAGCAAGGAGGAATGGAGGCTCCACTGCCGCAGGAGGACGCGTGGAGCAGAGGAGTCGACGCTCCTCATCCAAAACCTCCTTGACACCTTCAGAGGGCCCGCAGGACACAACACGCTGAACATCCCGTTGCTAAACGCTCTCCGCATCCAGGACATCTGGGACACGCAGAGGCGCCACCTCAGCTGCATCCAGGACCCCCCTGGCGTGCAGCTGTACACCCAGATGGGCAGTCTGCAAAAAGGAGGGGTCAGGCTGCCCGTCTATCGCTGCGCGAGGGGCTCCACTGCCCTGAAGTCCTTCCATCTCCACCTGAACCGCTTCATCCCAG GAACGTCGGCCAGTGCCAAGTACTTCCAGGCGTTCCTGATTGATGGACTGGTCAGGTGGAACGAGGACCGCGCAGCGGCAGCTGAGGGACACGAGGCGCCTCTGCTGTCCTACAGTGGCCACCTCAGGCACACCCTGAACCAGAAGAGCCAAAGGGTGCTTGGTCATCAGATGGTTAAGGACTTCACCAAGCCTGCTGCTTACACAG GTGAGCTCATCGGGGTGGAGTACCTGTTCCAGCAGACAGGCCGCGTGCTTGAGGACGTCAGCATGGACCCTGACGCTCCGGACGAGGCTGCTGCCGTCACCGACCTGGACGAGGGCATACAGGACATGGGCGACTACGTCGCCGCCTTCGTCCTTGACGACCCGTCCACCAGCACTTCAGGAGCAGCCCGGTCAGGGGATCCAGCTGTCGCACCCGGGTCTGAGCCAGCACATCCTGTCGCCCCTGCGCATCACGCCCCTCCCGAGGTCCCTGGAAGCCAGACTCCTGAAGAGAAACACTCCTCTGATTCAGAGGTCTTTGATCCCCCCTCTGCTAATCATTTCACAGCTGACCAACCTAATTTTGTTTTTTCACGTATTCAGAGATAA